A genome region from Skermanella rosea includes the following:
- a CDS encoding FadR/GntR family transcriptional regulator, producing MPIETIEPRRLYRQVADHLKELIDRGEYKVGERLPTERELSDKLGISRPTVREALIALEVEKRVRIRVGSGIYVTEPPEAPSHLPPLPAPVEGPFELLRARAFIEGAIAAEAATHAGSSDIETMDRLLEAMERASGSGNAEIIALDRHFHQAIAATVGNAVILRFVGDLFDQRINPYFQRLSRYFETPDTWRAAIGEHRAIRDAIVARDPQQAREAMQHHLQQSQSRFSASFEEEQVPSGT from the coding sequence ATGCCGATCGAGACGATAGAACCGCGCCGGCTCTACCGGCAGGTCGCCGACCATCTGAAGGAACTGATCGATCGGGGCGAGTACAAGGTCGGCGAACGGCTGCCGACCGAGCGGGAGCTGTCGGACAAGCTCGGCATATCGCGGCCGACCGTCCGGGAAGCCCTGATCGCCCTCGAAGTCGAAAAGCGCGTCCGCATCCGGGTCGGCTCGGGCATCTACGTGACCGAACCCCCCGAGGCGCCGTCCCACCTGCCGCCGCTGCCGGCCCCCGTGGAAGGTCCGTTCGAGCTGCTGCGCGCCCGAGCCTTCATCGAGGGTGCCATCGCGGCGGAAGCCGCGACCCACGCCGGCAGTTCCGACATCGAGACGATGGACCGCCTGCTGGAGGCGATGGAACGGGCCAGCGGCTCCGGCAACGCGGAGATCATCGCGCTGGACCGCCACTTCCACCAGGCGATCGCCGCCACGGTCGGCAACGCGGTGATCCTGCGCTTCGTCGGCGACCTTTTCGACCAGCGGATCAACCCCTATTTCCAGCGCCTCTCGCGCTATTTCGAGACACCCGACACGTGGCGGGCCGCGATCGGCGAGCATCGCGCGATCCGCGACGCCATCGTGGCGCGCGACCCGCAACAGGCCCGCGAGGCGATGCAGCACCATCTCCAGCAGTCGCAAAGCCGCTTCTCCGCGAGCTTCGAGGAGGAGCAGGTCCCGTCCGGCACCTAA
- a CDS encoding sialic acid TRAP transporter substrate-binding protein SiaP, with translation MLKTYAAAFTAVMALAVTAPAQAQTNLKWGHAYETSEPFHTESVRAAQEIEKRTDGRYKITVFPASQLGKETDLNQGLTLGSVDMIVSGSSFAARAYPPIGVTYYPYVFRGPEHLIAYTKSDVFKDLAAGYEKASGHHILAVTYYGTRHTTANKPIKTCEDMQGLKIRVPDVPAYLAMPRACGANTAPIAFAEVYLALQNGTVDAQENPLTTIEAKKFFEVQKHIILTGHITDHVNTTIAGRRWAKLSDEDKKIFTEVTQEAAARATKIVQDREAALVQTFKDRGLTVEEVDKSAFEKVVRAKVPLEDFKYRQEDYDRIRAVQ, from the coding sequence ATGTTGAAGACATACGCCGCCGCGTTCACGGCGGTCATGGCGCTCGCCGTCACGGCGCCGGCCCAGGCCCAGACCAACCTGAAATGGGGCCACGCCTACGAGACGTCGGAGCCGTTCCACACGGAATCGGTCCGGGCGGCCCAGGAGATCGAGAAGCGCACCGACGGGCGCTACAAGATCACCGTGTTCCCGGCCTCGCAGCTCGGCAAGGAAACCGACCTCAACCAGGGCCTGACCCTGGGCAGCGTCGACATGATCGTCTCCGGCTCCAGCTTCGCCGCGCGGGCCTATCCGCCCATCGGCGTCACCTATTACCCCTACGTCTTCCGCGGCCCGGAGCACCTGATCGCCTATACCAAGAGCGACGTGTTCAAGGATCTGGCGGCCGGCTACGAGAAGGCTTCCGGCCACCATATCCTGGCCGTTACCTATTACGGCACCCGGCACACCACCGCCAACAAGCCGATCAAGACCTGCGAGGACATGCAGGGCCTGAAGATCCGCGTGCCCGACGTGCCAGCATACCTGGCGATGCCGCGCGCCTGCGGCGCCAACACGGCCCCGATCGCCTTCGCGGAGGTCTACCTGGCGCTCCAGAACGGCACCGTGGACGCCCAGGAGAACCCGCTGACCACCATCGAGGCGAAGAAGTTCTTCGAGGTGCAGAAGCACATCATCCTGACGGGCCACATCACCGACCACGTCAACACGACGATCGCCGGCCGCCGCTGGGCCAAGCTGTCGGACGAGGACAAGAAGATCTTCACCGAAGTCACCCAGGAAGCGGCGGCCCGCGCGACCAAGATCGTGCAGGACCGCGAGGCGGCCCTGGTCCAGACCTTCAAGGACCGCGGGCTGACCGTGGAGGAGGTCGACAAGTCCGCCTTCGAGAAGGTCGTGCGCGCCAAGGTCCCCCTGGAGGACTTCAAGTACCGCCAGGAGGACTACGACCGCATCCGCGCCGTCCAGTAA
- a CDS encoding TRAP transporter small permease — protein sequence MSQHPPSNVAATADEIAHAFEEEVEVVDLSSYSVEDWITQIMFWAMAVAVFIQFFTRYVLNDSLAWTEEVAINFLVGVVFFGSIMCVRQSRHIQVDVLYHYIPSGLARVLSLFVDVVRIAFFGYGAYLVWKYSSLISEERMTMIDLPKSIVFYTVMVGFALMCLRAVQVMVENLRRGYSVLERPDAFMPPMGE from the coding sequence GTGTCGCAGCATCCTCCATCCAACGTCGCCGCCACCGCCGACGAGATCGCCCACGCCTTCGAGGAGGAGGTGGAGGTGGTCGACCTGTCCAGCTACTCGGTCGAGGACTGGATCACCCAGATCATGTTCTGGGCCATGGCGGTCGCGGTCTTCATCCAGTTCTTCACCCGCTACGTCCTCAACGACAGCCTTGCCTGGACCGAGGAGGTCGCGATCAACTTCCTGGTCGGCGTCGTCTTCTTCGGGTCGATCATGTGCGTGCGGCAGTCGCGGCACATCCAGGTGGACGTCCTTTACCATTACATCCCGTCGGGGCTGGCGCGCGTGCTGTCGCTGTTCGTCGACGTCGTCCGGATCGCCTTTTTCGGCTACGGGGCTTATCTGGTCTGGAAATACTCCTCCCTGATCAGCGAGGAGCGCATGACCATGATCGACCTGCCGAAATCCATCGTCTTCTACACCGTCATGGTCGGCTTCGCGCTGATGTGCCTGCGTGCCGTCCAGGTGATGGTCGAGAACCTGCGCCGGGGCTATTCGGTGCTGGAACGTCCCGACGCCTTCATGCCGCCGATGGGAGAGTGA
- a CDS encoding TRAP transporter large permease yields MTLLIVSFLVLMVVGIPVAVSMAVASLLYLVVYDVAPDVIVAQRMIAGVESFPLLAVPFFILAGNLMNIAGVTGRIYSFAVALVGWMKGGLAQVNIIGSVIFSGMSGTALADAAGIGTIEIKAMKDHGYPVEAAVGVTAASATLGPIFPPSLPFVIYGMMANVSIGALFLAGIIPGVVMTLLMMVTVALIAHKRGWGSDTGFEWNRLAEAGLEVIIVLTFPMVVYGLIWAGLSVNVALIVSFAALIALDWYFDWSAVMALMTPIILIGGMTMGWFTPTEAAVAAVIWSLFLGLVRYRTMTFRTLAKAGFDTIETTASVLFIVTAASIFAWLLTVGEAAQGLSDLILSITDNKWVFLILVNILVLIVGCFLDTIAAITILVPILLPIVLKFEIDPVHFGVIMTLNLMIGLLHPPLGMVLFVLSRVAKLSVERTTMAILPWLVPLFIALLMITFIPFITLWLPQTMGLIR; encoded by the coding sequence ATGACCCTGCTGATCGTCTCCTTCCTCGTCCTCATGGTCGTGGGTATCCCCGTCGCCGTCTCAATGGCGGTGGCGTCCCTGCTCTACCTAGTGGTCTACGACGTGGCGCCCGACGTGATCGTCGCCCAGCGCATGATCGCCGGCGTCGAGAGCTTCCCGCTGCTGGCGGTCCCCTTCTTCATCCTGGCCGGCAACCTGATGAACATCGCCGGCGTGACCGGCCGCATCTACAGCTTCGCGGTCGCCCTGGTCGGCTGGATGAAGGGCGGCCTGGCCCAGGTCAACATCATCGGCTCCGTGATCTTCTCCGGCATGTCGGGCACCGCGCTGGCCGACGCCGCCGGCATCGGCACCATCGAGATCAAGGCCATGAAGGACCATGGCTATCCGGTGGAAGCCGCGGTCGGCGTGACGGCGGCCTCGGCGACGCTCGGACCGATCTTCCCGCCGTCGCTGCCCTTCGTGATCTACGGCATGATGGCGAACGTCTCGATCGGCGCGCTGTTCCTGGCCGGCATCATCCCGGGCGTCGTCATGACGCTGCTGATGATGGTCACCGTGGCGCTGATCGCGCACAAGCGCGGCTGGGGATCCGACACCGGGTTCGAGTGGAACCGGCTGGCGGAGGCCGGGCTCGAGGTGATCATCGTCCTGACCTTCCCGATGGTGGTATACGGCCTGATCTGGGCCGGGCTGTCGGTCAACGTGGCGCTGATCGTCTCCTTCGCGGCCCTGATCGCGCTGGACTGGTATTTCGACTGGTCGGCCGTGATGGCGCTGATGACCCCGATCATCCTGATCGGCGGCATGACCATGGGCTGGTTCACCCCGACCGAGGCGGCGGTCGCCGCGGTGATCTGGTCGCTGTTCCTGGGCCTGGTGCGCTACCGGACCATGACCTTCCGCACCCTGGCGAAGGCCGGTTTTGACACCATCGAGACGACGGCGTCGGTCCTGTTCATCGTCACCGCGGCGTCCATCTTCGCCTGGCTGCTGACGGTGGGCGAGGCGGCGCAGGGCCTGTCCGACCTGATCCTGAGCATCACCGACAACAAGTGGGTCTTCCTGATCCTGGTCAACATCCTGGTGCTGATCGTCGGCTGCTTCCTGGACACCATCGCCGCGATCACCATCTTGGTACCGATCCTGCTGCCGATCGTCCTGAAGTTCGAGATCGACCCGGTCCATTTCGGCGTGATCATGACGCTGAACCTGATGATCGGGCTGCTCCACCCGCCGCTGGGCATGGTGCTGTTCGTGCTGTCCCGCGTCGCCAAGCTGTCGGTCGAGCGGACCACCATGGCCATCCTGCCCTGGCTGGTGCCGCTGTTCATAGCGCTCCTGATGATCACCTTCATCCCCTTCATCACCCTGTGGCTTCCCCAGACGATGGGATTGATCCGATGA
- a CDS encoding L-idonate 5-dehydrogenase → MTASAFAATLYGPEDLRMVERPLDRLDPGMVRVRFGAGGICGSDMHYFRHARTGDFVVTSPLVLGHEVAGEIVEVGAGVAGLAVGDHVAVNPSRWCGTCVRCREGRENLCENIYFMGSASKTPHMQGGFASLFDATAAQCVKVPKELSFAAAALAEPLAVCLHAVARAGEMDGRRAILFGAGPIGLLTMLCAKLAGASEVAVVDVAAAPLAFAERLGADHVVDVSGGDEGLRDLSARRSFDVAFEVSGTPAGLASAIASVRRGGTVVQIGNLAGGMLPVPANAVMSKELDLKGSFRFGAEYARAVSLIVSGGVDVMKLVTAERPLADAPEAFLLALDRSQSVKVVLTAS, encoded by the coding sequence ATGACCGCATCCGCATTCGCAGCAACCCTGTACGGCCCCGAGGACCTGAGGATGGTCGAGCGTCCGCTCGACCGTCTCGATCCCGGAATGGTCCGCGTCCGGTTCGGCGCGGGCGGGATCTGCGGGTCCGACATGCATTATTTCCGCCATGCGCGGACCGGCGACTTCGTCGTCACCTCCCCCCTGGTGCTGGGGCACGAGGTCGCGGGCGAGATCGTCGAGGTCGGCGCGGGCGTGGCCGGCCTCGCCGTGGGAGACCATGTCGCGGTCAACCCGTCGCGCTGGTGCGGCACCTGCGTGCGCTGCCGGGAAGGCCGCGAGAACCTGTGCGAGAACATCTACTTCATGGGCTCCGCGTCCAAGACGCCGCACATGCAGGGCGGCTTCGCCAGCCTGTTCGACGCGACGGCCGCCCAGTGCGTCAAGGTCCCGAAGGAGCTGTCCTTCGCCGCGGCGGCTCTGGCGGAGCCGCTGGCCGTCTGCCTGCACGCGGTCGCCCGCGCCGGGGAGATGGACGGCCGGCGGGCGATCCTGTTCGGCGCCGGACCGATCGGCCTGCTGACCATGCTGTGCGCCAAGCTGGCGGGCGCCTCGGAAGTGGCGGTGGTCGATGTCGCCGCGGCCCCCCTCGCCTTCGCCGAGCGGCTCGGCGCCGACCACGTCGTCGATGTCTCCGGCGGCGACGAGGGCCTGCGAGACCTGTCGGCGCGGCGTTCCTTCGACGTCGCCTTCGAGGTGTCGGGAACGCCGGCCGGGCTCGCCTCGGCGATCGCCAGCGTCCGGCGCGGCGGCACGGTGGTCCAGATCGGCAACCTCGCCGGCGGCATGCTGCCGGTCCCGGCCAACGCCGTCATGTCGAAGGAGCTGGACTTGAAGGGATCGTTCCGGTTCGGTGCCGAATATGCGCGGGCGGTCTCGCTGATCGTGTCGGGCGGCGTCGACGTGATGAAGCTGGTGACGGCGGAGCGGCCGCTGGCCGACGCGCCGGAAGCCTTCCTCCTGGCGCTCGACCGCTCCCAGAGCGTCAAGGTCGTGCTGACGGCGTCCTGA
- the gfa gene encoding S-(hydroxymethyl)glutathione synthase, with protein MFWRKSNNKTTASNAPTNTVSYSSVKIHPSVDNGVVAGAPNFAGGTLHCKCAQNRVEVQIKGNSAHNHVCGCTKCWKPAGALFSMVAVVPRDNLKVTANADKLQVVDPSAAIQRYACKECGVHMYGRIENTAHPFYGLDFIHTELSDQKGWSAPEFAAFVSSIIESGARPEQMAGVRGRLRELKLEPYDCLSPPLMDLIATHTAKSKGVLAA; from the coding sequence ATGTTTTGGCGAAAAAGCAACAATAAGACCACCGCAAGCAACGCTCCCACCAACACCGTCAGCTACAGCTCGGTGAAGATCCATCCCTCCGTCGACAACGGCGTGGTCGCCGGGGCGCCCAACTTCGCCGGAGGCACGCTGCATTGCAAATGCGCGCAGAACCGGGTCGAGGTCCAGATCAAGGGCAATTCGGCGCACAACCACGTCTGCGGCTGCACCAAGTGCTGGAAGCCGGCCGGTGCGCTGTTCTCCATGGTGGCCGTGGTGCCGCGCGACAACCTGAAGGTCACGGCGAACGCCGACAAGCTCCAGGTCGTGGATCCGTCGGCCGCGATCCAGCGCTATGCCTGCAAGGAGTGCGGCGTCCACATGTACGGGCGGATCGAGAACACCGCCCATCCGTTCTACGGCCTGGACTTCATCCATACGGAGCTGTCCGACCAGAAAGGCTGGAGCGCGCCCGAGTTCGCGGCCTTCGTCTCCTCCATCATCGAGTCCGGCGCCAGGCCGGAACAGATGGCCGGCGTCCGGGGCCGGCTCCGCGAACTGAAGCTGGAGCCCTATGACTGCCTGTCGCCGCCGCTGATGGACCTGATCGCGACGCACACCGCCAAGAGCAAAGGCGTCCTGGCCGCCTGA
- a CDS encoding AEC family transporter, with product MDLQALLSGMVAVIAPVLVVAALGFGWARAKLPYDSAFITTFAINVSTPSLVFSALTRLPLGGEQVWTMTVAAVACIALPGLVALPMLLAARIPWRVYVPALSFPNCGNLGLPICLFAFGEQGLSLGVMFFAAMAVGQFTLGPALASGRINLKQLATTPVLYSVALALTFQLTETAVPRWIANTTGLLGDCAVPLMLFSLGVALARLRFGGTARALLLSALRILLGAAAGFGVSWAMELEGMMRGVVVLQSSMPVAVFNYLWALRYNNSPEEVAAMVLGSTVLAFLTLPLLLLAVM from the coding sequence ATGGACCTGCAAGCCCTCCTGTCCGGCATGGTCGCCGTCATAGCACCTGTCCTGGTGGTCGCGGCGCTCGGGTTCGGATGGGCGCGCGCCAAGCTGCCCTATGACAGCGCGTTCATCACGACCTTCGCCATCAATGTCTCGACGCCCTCGCTGGTCTTCTCGGCGCTGACCCGGCTGCCGCTGGGCGGGGAGCAGGTCTGGACCATGACCGTCGCGGCGGTCGCCTGCATCGCCCTGCCCGGGCTGGTCGCCCTGCCGATGCTGCTGGCGGCCCGGATCCCCTGGCGCGTCTATGTCCCGGCGCTCAGCTTTCCCAACTGCGGCAACCTGGGCCTGCCGATCTGCCTGTTCGCGTTCGGGGAACAGGGGCTGAGCCTGGGCGTCATGTTCTTCGCCGCCATGGCGGTCGGCCAGTTCACCCTGGGCCCGGCCCTGGCCTCCGGACGGATCAACCTGAAGCAGCTGGCGACGACACCGGTGCTCTACAGCGTCGCCCTGGCGCTGACGTTCCAGCTGACGGAGACGGCGGTCCCCCGGTGGATCGCCAACACGACCGGCCTACTCGGCGACTGCGCCGTGCCGCTGATGCTGTTCTCGCTCGGCGTGGCGCTGGCCCGGCTGAGGTTCGGCGGAACCGCCCGCGCCCTCCTGCTCTCCGCGCTGCGCATCCTGCTGGGGGCCGCGGCCGGCTTCGGCGTGTCCTGGGCGATGGAGCTGGAAGGCATGATGCGGGGGGTGGTCGTCCTGCAGAGTTCCATGCCCGTGGCGGTGTTCAACTATCTCTGGGCGCTACGCTACAACAACTCGCCTGAGGAGGTCGCGGCCATGGTGCTGGGATCGACGGTGCTGGCGTTCCTGACATTGCCGCTCCTCCTGCTGGCCGTCATGTGA
- a CDS encoding ROK family protein, which yields MRIGVDVGGTKIEAIALDADGVARVRLRVPTPRGDYPATVEAVAGIVRAVEREAGRWGSVGVGMPGSISPATGRIKGSNSVWMTGQPFRDDLEAALGRPVRCANDANCLASSEAFDGAAAGAGVVFAAVLGTGCGGGFAFGGKVHEGGNRAAGEWGHLELPQRRGDELGRKPCFCGRTGCIESFLAGPEFEADYRDASGVFRPAAEIAARADAGDRVADAALRTYEDRLARALGQVVTLMDPDVIVLGGGLSNIARLYRTVPDLLARHTFGGECRTPVLRAAHGDSSGVRGAARLWPD from the coding sequence ATGCGGATCGGCGTGGATGTCGGCGGCACGAAGATCGAGGCGATCGCCCTCGATGCCGACGGCGTCGCCAGGGTGCGCCTGCGGGTGCCGACGCCGCGCGGTGACTATCCCGCCACGGTGGAGGCGGTCGCCGGGATCGTCCGGGCGGTCGAGCGGGAGGCCGGGCGGTGGGGCAGCGTCGGGGTCGGCATGCCGGGATCGATCAGCCCGGCCACCGGCAGGATCAAGGGCAGCAACTCCGTCTGGATGACCGGCCAGCCGTTCCGCGACGACCTGGAGGCGGCGCTCGGCCGGCCGGTCCGCTGCGCCAACGACGCCAACTGCCTCGCGTCGTCGGAGGCCTTCGACGGTGCGGCGGCCGGGGCGGGCGTCGTGTTCGCCGCCGTACTGGGGACCGGGTGCGGCGGCGGGTTCGCGTTCGGCGGCAAGGTCCACGAGGGCGGCAACAGGGCGGCCGGCGAGTGGGGGCATCTGGAACTGCCCCAGCGGCGGGGCGACGAGCTGGGCCGGAAGCCGTGTTTCTGCGGGCGGACCGGCTGCATCGAGAGCTTCCTGGCGGGGCCGGAGTTCGAGGCCGACTACCGCGACGCCTCGGGCGTCTTCCGGCCGGCCGCCGAGATCGCCGCGCGTGCCGATGCGGGCGACCGGGTCGCCGACGCCGCGCTCCGGACCTATGAGGACCGGCTGGCCCGGGCCCTGGGGCAGGTCGTCACCCTGATGGACCCCGACGTGATCGTGCTGGGCGGCGGCCTGTCCAACATCGCCCGCCTGTACCGGACCGTGCCGGACCTGCTCGCCCGCCACACCTTCGGCGGCGAGTGCCGGACGCCGGTGCTCCGGGCGGCGCACGGTGATTCAAGCGGCGTCCGGGGCGCCGCCCGGCTGTGGCCGGATTAA
- a CDS encoding HAD family hydrolase, which produces MTEAGGRPAGGLVIFDCDGVLVDSEPISIRCTAAALNRFGYPIDEDGVFDRFLGASTASMVATVEASLGRPLAPEALDDLRREILAAFDRELTAIPGVAEAAARLERPFCVASSSIPERIRHSLRLTGLLPLFEPAIFSATMVVHGKPAPDLFLLAAKRLGADPAGCVVVEDSIHGVRAGQAAGMAVLGFTGGSHVAGDPARRERHAWRLKQAGAALVFDRMEELPGLVREVSR; this is translated from the coding sequence ATGACGGAGGCCGGGGGAAGGCCGGCGGGCGGCCTGGTCATCTTCGACTGCGACGGCGTGCTGGTGGACAGCGAGCCGATCAGCATCCGCTGCACGGCGGCGGCGCTGAACCGCTTCGGCTACCCGATCGACGAGGACGGCGTGTTCGACCGATTCCTCGGTGCCAGCACCGCCTCCATGGTCGCGACCGTGGAGGCAAGCCTCGGCCGCCCGCTGGCGCCCGAGGCCCTGGACGACCTCCGGCGGGAGATCCTGGCGGCCTTCGACCGCGAGCTCACCGCGATCCCCGGCGTCGCCGAGGCGGCGGCCCGCCTGGAGCGGCCCTTCTGCGTCGCCTCCAGCAGCATCCCGGAGCGGATCCGCCACTCGCTGCGGCTGACCGGCCTGCTGCCGCTGTTCGAGCCCGCCATCTTCAGCGCCACCATGGTCGTCCACGGCAAGCCGGCGCCCGACCTGTTCCTGCTCGCCGCCAAGCGGCTGGGCGCCGATCCTGCCGGCTGCGTCGTGGTCGAGGACAGCATCCACGGCGTGCGCGCGGGGCAGGCGGCCGGTATGGCCGTGCTGGGCTTCACCGGAGGCAGCCACGTCGCGGGCGACCCGGCCCGGCGCGAGCGGCACGCCTGGCGGCTGAAGCAGGCGGGCGCCGCGCTGGTGTTCGACCGCATGGAGGAGCTGCCGGGCCTTGTCCGCGAGGTGTCCCGTTAA
- a CDS encoding aldo/keto reductase has protein sequence MMIRLDELRRIGTTDVAVSPLGFGGNVLGNLYDTVEEDAALDTVAAAYESGVRLFDTAPLYGHGLSEHRIGTALRRYPRDGFVLSSKVGRLLKPHGKVPPPRLDPSQGGIFTGELPFQPVFDYTYEGTIRSVEDSLQRLGMNRIDMVLIHDADMWTHGDSYEARLEDVRTGALPALRRLKEDGVIRAFGAGVNQAEACERLMDIGRFDCFLLAGRYTLLEQGGLDRFLPRCAAEQVSIILGAPFNSGILATGATEDARYNYLPAPPEVKRRVAAIEEVCRRHRVSLPAAALQFPLFHPAVTTVIPGSKSRAEAERNVALVTETIPPEFWRDLRRSDLIRSDAPIP, from the coding sequence ATGATGATCAGGCTCGACGAACTGCGCCGCATCGGCACCACGGACGTCGCCGTCAGCCCCTTGGGCTTCGGCGGCAACGTGCTCGGCAACCTGTACGACACGGTGGAGGAGGACGCGGCGCTCGACACCGTGGCGGCGGCCTACGAGAGCGGCGTCCGCCTGTTCGACACGGCGCCGCTCTATGGCCACGGCCTCAGCGAGCACCGGATCGGCACCGCCCTGCGGCGCTACCCGCGCGACGGGTTCGTGCTGTCGTCCAAGGTCGGGCGGCTGCTGAAGCCCCACGGCAAGGTGCCGCCGCCGAGGCTTGATCCGTCCCAGGGCGGCATCTTCACCGGCGAGCTGCCGTTCCAGCCGGTGTTCGACTACACCTACGAGGGTACGATCCGCTCGGTCGAGGACAGCCTCCAGCGCCTGGGCATGAACCGGATCGACATGGTGCTGATCCACGACGCCGACATGTGGACCCACGGCGACAGCTATGAGGCCCGGCTGGAGGATGTCCGCACCGGCGCCCTGCCGGCCCTCCGGCGCCTGAAGGAGGACGGCGTGATCCGCGCCTTCGGCGCCGGCGTCAACCAGGCGGAGGCCTGTGAGCGGCTGATGGATATCGGCCGGTTCGACTGTTTCCTGCTGGCCGGGCGCTATACCCTGCTGGAGCAGGGCGGGCTGGACCGGTTCCTGCCGCGCTGCGCGGCCGAGCAGGTCTCGATCATCCTCGGCGCCCCCTTCAACTCCGGCATCCTGGCGACCGGGGCGACCGAGGACGCCCGCTACAACTACCTGCCGGCCCCGCCGGAGGTGAAGCGGCGGGTGGCCGCGATCGAGGAGGTCTGCCGCCGCCACAGGGTCAGCCTGCCGGCGGCAGCCCTCCAGTTCCCGCTGTTCCATCCGGCGGTGACGACGGTCATCCCCGGCTCAAAGTCCCGGGCGGAGGCGGAGCGCAACGTCGCCCTGGTGACCGAGACGATCCCGCCGGAATTCTGGCGCGACCTGAGGAGGTCCGACCTGATCCGGTCCGACGCCCCGATACCATGA
- a CDS encoding SDR family NAD(P)-dependent oxidoreductase — protein MYLQKYDLAGRTALVTGGSRNIGLACSQALAEAGARVVITDISEELAFSGRDQLVKAGHKAEAVVLDVTNPTQVTSVVDGVAQAHGGLDILVCNAGIARSDVPAEEVTDEHWLNVIDVNLNGVFWSCRAAGRHMLAKGRGAIVNVGSMSGFIVNKPQPQSYYNASKAGVHHLTRSLAAEWGERGVRVNAVAPTYIETSLTKFGMEDERMYPVWLENTPMRRVGQPDEIASVVLFLASDASSLMTGSIVLADGGYTCW, from the coding sequence ATGTACCTGCAAAAATACGACCTCGCCGGCCGCACCGCCCTGGTCACGGGCGGAAGCCGCAACATCGGCCTCGCCTGCTCCCAGGCGCTGGCCGAGGCCGGGGCCAGGGTGGTCATCACCGACATCTCGGAGGAACTGGCCTTCTCCGGCCGCGACCAGCTCGTCAAGGCGGGCCACAAGGCCGAGGCGGTCGTGCTCGACGTCACCAACCCGACCCAGGTGACCTCCGTCGTGGATGGCGTCGCCCAGGCCCATGGCGGCCTCGACATCCTGGTCTGCAACGCCGGCATCGCCCGGAGCGACGTCCCGGCGGAGGAGGTCACCGACGAGCATTGGCTGAACGTCATCGACGTCAACCTGAACGGCGTGTTCTGGAGCTGCCGCGCCGCCGGCCGCCACATGCTGGCGAAGGGCAGGGGGGCCATCGTCAATGTCGGCTCCATGTCCGGCTTCATCGTCAACAAGCCGCAGCCCCAGTCCTATTACAACGCCTCCAAGGCGGGCGTCCATCACCTGACCAGGTCGCTGGCGGCGGAGTGGGGGGAGCGCGGCGTTCGGGTCAATGCCGTGGCGCCGACCTACATCGAGACTTCGCTGACCAAGTTCGGCATGGAGGACGAGCGCATGTATCCGGTATGGCTGGAGAACACGCCCATGCGCCGGGTCGGCCAGCCGGACGAGATCGCCTCCGTCGTCCTGTTCCTGGCGTCCGACGCCTCCAGCCTGATGACCGGCAGCATCGTGCTGGCCGATGGCGGCTACACCTGCTGGTAA